From a single Verrucomicrobiia bacterium genomic region:
- a CDS encoding type II secretion system protein: protein MKLSSRRGFTVIELVVAASVIGLLSVIVTANLNESRARARDVNRTESVRAYSASLEQWKASNGSYFVYLKGGTAPTCTAVPNDYMVCSGSSAVGYKGSGQGGITRKGRGADYGASSIADALLTAGFLSRIRIDPLDTDFTTKTTASSTYADFLLTLCKSDSQPADSIKNALEYGIFTKLERPEPVSQQVADAHCGGVSTPSKGWDTLQAR, encoded by the coding sequence ATGAAACTATCATCACGCCGCGGATTCACCGTTATCGAACTCGTCGTTGCAGCATCGGTCATTGGCCTGCTGTCCGTCATCGTAACCGCCAACCTCAACGAAAGCCGTGCCCGGGCACGTGACGTCAACCGTACCGAGTCCGTACGCGCCTATTCCGCTTCTTTGGAGCAATGGAAGGCCAGTAATGGCAGCTACTTTGTCTACCTAAAAGGAGGCACCGCGCCTACTTGTACGGCAGTGCCAAATGACTACATGGTATGTTCCGGTTCCAGCGCTGTGGGCTACAAAGGTAGCGGCCAGGGTGGCATCACCCGCAAAGGGCGTGGGGCGGATTACGGCGCCAGCTCAATTGCCGATGCCCTTCTCACCGCAGGCTTCCTTTCCCGCATCCGCATTGACCCTCTGGATACAGACTTCACCACAAAGACTACCGCCTCAAGCACATACGCGGATTTCCTCCTCACGCTCTGTAAGAGCGACTCCCAGCCAGCCGACTCAATTAAGAATGCGTTGGAGTATGGCATATTCACCAAACTGGAGCGACCAGAGCCTGTCAGCCAGCAGGTTGCTGAT